One stretch of Brettanomyces nanus chromosome 4, complete sequence DNA includes these proteins:
- a CDS encoding uncharacterized protein (EggNog:ENOG41), with protein sequence MNAESEKEVSYAELFKATNLKRVVLSIFALTGQLWVGVSSVLTYISYFFELAGVSSSIEKTVGMFTLCVGGNLVSYFVIERVDRRVLYIGGVALCTIMNLLIACVSYGSSQAAAYTTVVFVFLWAFIYEATVGPLTYALITELPQGRMRAKSVAITSNVNKTRGRTANEIEQLFVNKVGALKFKRAKFDEDDKLIMSSVGKEVSQA encoded by the exons atgaatgctgaaagtgagaaagaagtttcGTATGCCGAACTCTTCAAGGCTACAAACCTAAAGAGGGTTGTACTATCTATCTTTGCTCTTACGGGACAGCTTTGGGTTGGTGTCAGTTCTGTTTTAACCTACATTtcatatttctttgaacttgCTGGAGTTTCAAGCAGCATTGAGAAGACGGTTGGTATGTTCACTCTTTGCGTCGGTGGTAACCTTGTTTCTTACTTtgtcattgaaagagttgatagAAGAGTCCTCTACATTGGTGGTGTTGCCCTTTGTACGATCATGAATTTACTCATTGCATGCGTGTCATATGGAAGCTCGCAAGCTGCTGCCTATACCACCGTTGTGTTTGTCTTTCTATGGGCTTTTATCTACGAAGCCACTGTTGGTCCATTGACATATGCTTTGATCACGGAGCTTCCACAGGGAAGAATGCGTGCCAAATCGGTGGCAATTACTTCTAATGTCAACA aAACTAGAGGAAGAACTGCTAACGAGATTGAGCAGTTGTTCGTGAACAAAGTGGGTGctttgaaattcaagagggctaagtttgatgaagatgataaattaATTATGTCATCAGTGGGGAAAGAGGTCAGTCAGGCATAG